The segment TGTCTAGAGACGGCCCGTTTCCATTGGCAGGAGCTTGGTCTGATAAAGGGGAAAATAGTCGACAGATTGAATGTCCACGGACGGACGAGTCTCTCGTTGGGACGTACAAGAGCTCTTAGTCTTACGCTTCACGCGTTTGTGACATTCTCTGAGATCTTTGTCAGGCCATTGTTTGTTGAAATACTCACGACGTTATTTGTGTCGTCACGGCAGACTTACGTCACACCTCTCGAATTCCGCCCGCGTCTACTCCTGACTTTCTGGCAACGCAACGTATCTCAAAACGACAGGTTCGGCCCAAGACGCTACCCGACACTGTTTTCCAGAccgtctctctcgctctccctccCTCAAAATGAATCTCAAGAAAGAGCAGGAATTTCCTGAACACGGATCTCACAGTCTTTCCTGCAGCGCTGAGCACTAATACCTCCTTTATCGCTGGCATCATGACAACAAGAGGCCAAAAAACAAGCGCCATTTCCCCAACACCAGGCTTTTGACTGAGGAAAACTTCTATTTATCTTCTGCCAGGCCGCTATTGCCTTACGGAGCAATTAGGGTTACCTTTCCCTCCGAATACTGCCCTGAGACCCAGGGAATCCCCCCACTGAGTGAACCCACCGGCGGTCTATGGGGCATCGGACTGACGTGCACAGGTCAAAGACCACCTGAAGATCAGGTTAAGCGCGACCTCCTGCTCGCATCACAACTTTCCACAGAAACGCAACACTTCCACCTGCAGAGAAAGCCAAACACGTTAAATATGCAGCGGGTAACAAAAGGTTTGCTGTCACACAAAGGAAGCGATAGAGACTTTCATTGGGAATGTACAGGAGACGTACGAATCCTTACATTAAGCCGTGCAATTAACGTAATCCAAGACGAAGCTGTTTTCCCCTCTTCTCTTCTTTCACAATAAGCGCAGCTCTCCTCCCACAATCTCAATGGCCTTCGAAGAGGTATAAAAGCGTCGACGGACGGCGTCGCCACAGGACCAGTTCAAGTGCAATACTACATAGTGTACTGTAGACTGCAGGAGCCCGTCTCTGATCTCCGACCATGCTCACCAGGTAAGACACCTGACATCATTTCATCGATGACTGAGACACACAACACAGAGTTTACTTTAGTTACCTTTATATCTTCACAATTCTACTATTGAGACATTGAGAAATGCACACATCACAGGAGTTGATATTATAGAATTAAGATGAAATTTCAATTCACAGCATCTGTGAGAACTTCAAAATATCGGCACATAATGCATATGTATACAACTCTCTGAAGCTAATTCTATTCtatgatgttttattataaatatataccaTTGATAAAAGATATCATTGCTATTATACCTTCGAGTTGGATGTAGGAAAATTAAATGTAGAATGAATGTtaaatttgatataaaacactatttgattatattttttcttcatcattaaagggacagttcatccaaaaatgaaaattcggtcatcgtttactcaccctcgggttgtttcaaacctggatacatttatttgttccaataaacacagagaaagatatttggtagaatgctcgcaattttcagttctgggacatcaactactaccatagtaggaaaaaaaatattttttgttctgttgaacacataatgagatattttgaagaatttaggaaaacaaagagttctcggcacctttgactaccatttaattcttcctactatgatagtcaacgATGTCCCGGAACACCGaaaattacttacattcttccaaatatctttctttgttcatcagaacaaagttatttattgagtgacagcattttcatttttggatgaactatcccttgaagtTCTTactaatataaaacaaaaccccAAGCTGAAGATGTAGGAAcctgaaatgtattttaaaagaaaaactaaacaaacgTCCATTATCATCACCCTTTCAGTTATATGGAGGcattaaacatttctttgggaagtttttcttcattaatgGAACTGATGTAAAAATGCTCTAAACCTATTTGTCtgtattaataaatgatgatttgTGTTATGTCACAGGTACATTCTTATCCTCTGCTCGTTGGCGCTGGTTCTGGTCGAAGCAGACATTGAAGCAGGTGAAAGAATCATTTTCTCAAGAAATTTGACAGACAACAGCCTGAGATACGTATCATCACAGAGAATTGTTATTTTACTTAACATGTTCTGATTTAAGAGTCATAGAGTGAAGCAATGCATAAATAGCCTTTAacatataaacaaaattaaaagtgCAGATGTTTTCACGTTGTCAATAATGGAACATGTGTTTCCAATATGACATATGCATTACTTTAAACTGAAAAATgcaatgaaatatttatttttcattttagctGATGGAGGGTCCCAAGCCATTTTTGCCACAGGTGAAAACACATCGCGTCTGAAACATTCAACGCGTTTTCGTGTCAAATATTCATTTAGAAATTAAACCATTTTTTTCCCACCACAGATCAGGACTCAACCTCAGACGAGGCACCGACTGGTAAGTGTGTTTCACATTCTGTTTCCAGTGTTTCAGACGGACCGCGTCTCACACGACtgcttttctgttctgttatcCACAGAAAGTATGAACTTGGTTTTGTCCGACCTCCCCAACGGTGAGTTTATCATCCATCACATGCAGGAGAGAAGCTGGTTAAAGAAAGTCTGGAGTTAAAACTGTGCGCAAGACTGTTAAACATTCACGATACACAgaaataatgtcatttttagaaacaaaaaaacatgtgtgATGAGGAATCCACTACTGCATGTACTGTACAACACAGCTTGGTTTCACATACATAACTCACACGCATAGGAGATCTATTCATCTAGTGTAGCTCTATCGTTTAGCCTCATAGCCTTTCTCATCACAgttcacaaaaaatgaaaatcctttcatcatttcctcaccctcatgtcattcaaaacctgtatcgctttctttcttcttcagaacacaaaaacgtgttttgaggaatgttgataaccaaacaacactgtttgtatgaacacaaaaccactgagacatttctcaaaatgtctgctattgtgttcaactgagaaaaagagtcaaatacagattttgaaccacATGTGGGGGAATAAATGAgaacagaacttttatttttgggtgaactgtgccaGGGATTTACTCAAGATGCAGACCAGTCTGGTGTTAGTCTTTATAAGTCTGCCCTCTAGTGGTGTCTGAAAACTCACGCACATCTTTTTTCCATCCTCGGACATCTCTCCTAAAATTCCTTGGCAGAAAAGAAACCAATTGTTGAACATagagctttaaaataaaatagacaGCATAGATTTGTCTTGAAAAATTATTTCAATTTGAAATCCCACAAAATTGTATTTCTTGGCAAAcctgagcacagtttgagacacTGTTCAacgagtagttcacttcaaaatttgtcGGAATAAAAtgaggaataaaaatgactatggaaagtcaaatGGGACaaattttaaagttaactacTCCTTGTAAAGTCTCATGTAAAGTGAAAAAATCCTAAGCAGCACAAGATGAAAGCAAAAGTCTCCATTTGCTttccattcaattcaattcaatttaatttaattgttgTACTACTGATAGAATGAAGATGTTaatgagatctcatctgtgatttttcttttctttatgtcCAGATGAGCTTTTGTATCATAATGGAGCAACCGCAGGTATAACAAATGACAGCACAgttaatgataaaaataaagagTATTCATTCAATTGAACTATTGACAATcagctgtaaaaataaacatcacaAATAACTGTAATAATCAATCGTCCTATCATCATTTAGATGCCAGCAGTACTAGTGCAGAGACAGGAAATAATTGTGAGTatcagaaaataagaaaaatctcACATTTTAATTCTTACTCATATTAATTTACACTAAATAGCACAACGAAAGACAAACTGCATGAACACTAAATGTCTCTTTCTATTCTCAGCACCTCAAGTAAATGATGTACCCAAAGCAGGTGAGCAATTCCATTATATGCAATAATTATACTATTATATGTAAAGTGGAAAACAATATATATAGTGGTATAGACTGTATGTGTAGTGTAGAAACATGAGCATCATCTAGTGCGGGACAAAAAGTCAATTCAAATATTTCTTGCATTATTacattacttttatattttCCCTAAAAAGTGTCATTACTGCATTGGGAAAAACTCCTTTTAAAACTGTATTTACATCATGGTAGAATTTATTTGATGctgatgttttataaaaatattagatTATAAAGTACTTTACTGTAGTAtagtttttactatagtaaactgtgccAATTGTAGCAATTACTAAACTTTGTaaatgtatactatagtattctgtagtattaacaATAAGCTGATAACCTgtagtatatttaatatttactacggtaaactgtaatacatttgaatatttaCTACACTTTGTAAATGTACACTATGGTACTCTCCAGTATTAACGATAGCAAATTCATTGTCAAATtgtagtatatactgtagtaaactttcacatttactatggtaaggtttAATAGCTCATTTTACTAAAGTTTACAATAGTAAATAGTACAGTACACAACATTTTTTGGACTGTGTTTTCACCCATTCGCTATGAACATCTcacgtttgtttatttgtctctAGATGCAGCTCAATCTAGTATGGAAGACCATGATGGTAAATTTCAGATTgtaataaacacatacagtgaATAAACGTTTAAACTACAAGTCGTACCATTTTTGCCAATTCTCGGTCTCTCTCTTCAGAGGACGAAGGCCCAGACTCGGAGGAGGTGGCAGTGGTGAAACCCGCCCCAGTTCCAGTCCAACGGGCAAccaaatcccacaatgcatcagCACGCAAGCGCAGCAAACCCTCCTCTGCCACAAAAAAGAGATCAAGAAACCTTCGTCCATGAGATGTGAACGGTAGACAGGGAATCAAAGACAGACCCGTCATGCCAAGGCAGtaatataagaaaaacaaacattattgtttttgtttgcagcggcattttttatgttttgagaATCTTGAATTAGACCTTATCTTCTGTGATGTACTGATTTATCTGTGTTTGTCGatctatttgtttgtttttatgacattcggCACAGACTCTATGGGTGCTTGTCAAATATTCTACAAACTCAAGCCAGAGGTCAGGCTGACACAGACACTTTGATGACTTCATTTTAGATCAGACAATACAATGTTTagatttttatattgtattagATTTATAGAGGGTTCGTTTTTGTTTTAGATCAATTACAGGATAAAGTTACGGGATAAGAATCAAAATATCTCAGACTTGACGACAAGCgctggtgctggcaacctgatgaCTACGTGCTCAGATATGCCGAGACTTTTAGCTCTTAGAAAATACACCGAAAAAGCCTTCGCTCTCCTCACAATGTCAGTGTTTAAATCAAAAGTGTTTCTATCTTTGTtttcagtaactttttttatacacaaagtatttaacaGTATTGAATTTAAATATTACAATCAATAACGTGTTATTCTGaagcatttctttctttttattgtacccctaaataaaacacaaagcaatgACTATTGACTACTGTTTCTTGTTTGcctcaataaaaaataaacaaagaaagaaagagtttTCAATGACTTATACAAGAaatgcaaaatgcataaataataaatatcaattgTATCATTTAAACTAACATTAAAGCAAAAGCAATGCATATATGATCTTTTATAACTAACTAACTCCAACTTTTATAAGTGAACTTTCTTAGTGAAATGAAGTGAGCTGTGATTGTATAAGTAATAAAGAAAACGAGTCTTTTAAACTGAAAAAAGAGATTCTTTCAGCTACACTAAGCATTCACTTAACATGTGATCCAGAACCATCGAGTACTTTCCCTGCGGACACACCTGATACCTGCGACACACATTAGGTCGTTCAGTGGTTCTCTAGAACTCTTTGCCTTACACTGTATGTGTCCACTTAAGCCTATAGAGAGTGTCTTTCTGTGGAAAGGTCGTGCCATTCTCTCACGCTAAAGCTGATACCCGTTTGGAGTCCTGTGACGTCCACGGGTGCTTTAGTACCGGACCGGACCTGGCACGTTAAACCACACAGCTCTCTTTCTCTGATCTATACGCAACATTTTGTTTGTCAGACTGTCAAACTTCTCATAATCCTTCTCATAAACACATACGTCACATACAGAGTATTGCGAAAACTCTCTGAGCTGTAGTGCAGATttcttttagttttatttatgaatATGAAAACGTTTCTGCATGGAATgaacattaatacattttttgacattttaacttGTCAAAACACCAAGTCACATTTTGCCGCTTCTGTTTTTAGAAATGGCATCAAATGCAACATTGGCAATGAATGCATTTCTACCATATGACAGCTTTATGTGCTAAACAGGCCAAAATCTAACTAGTAAATTAACATTTTGGTATGAAATACTGTCATTGTGTATTACGTATCAAATCTATTCTGACAAAAGAGGATTTTTACATAAATCGCACCCGGTTGCTTTGAAGGTTCTGGAAAAGCTTTAGAGTTGGTCACCCTATAGGAGGGAAATGTATGGACGATGTAAGCCAACGCTTCTCACACGGGTTTCCATAAATCCCCGAACAAATGAAGTCAGACCAACATACACACCAAATCCACATTTCATTAACTTCTTAACACCTTAATCTGTTCTGTCTAATAAAAAGTTGAAATGAAAAGCTTGAAAGCGCAGCTAGTAGTCAAACATCACAGGAATATGAAGAACAACCTGTTGCGTGTTTTGGAGGCCGCATTATTTCAGACGGGGCTTTAAGAAAGCCCTTCTGTTTAACAGCGCTTTGACTGCAGGACTCCTCTCATATCAGCTTCTGGGCTTACTGGAATCCCAAACCACACCGCACAAGCTATGAAAACAGTTCTGACGCTTTTTACACCACCGGCTGTAAGTTGCGAGGAACGTGTCAGACATGCAGAGTTCTTCGTTTGGATAATACACACTCTTCAATATGGATTTTTTGTCAGGTTGGGAAAGAGACTCTGTGCTGCACCCTTATGGTGATGAGAGATATTACTATGGACATGTGAAAAAGCATTAGCATTCTCAGCTTGGTTGAGCTcagacaatgaaaacaaaaaatctaataTTTCCAACGAATGTTAAGAAATTCCTGTCATAATGTGTAACATTCATagaaatcttaaagggatacttcacacaaaaatgaaaatccaaaCAGATTTCGCCCCCCATTGACCCAttgaccatagtaggaaaattgtatcattttttttctgttgaacactaaagaagatattttgaagaatgtaggacagcaaacagttctggggcacttttgactaccattgtgttttttcctacttatgggagtcaatgggggacaaaatctgtctggttataagcattcttccaaatatctttctctgtgttgcaaatgtatgcagatttggaacaactcagaggttgtgagtaaacgatgacagaatcttggggtgaagtatccctttaacaagatGCTACTGGAGcaaatgtgaatgtgaataaTGTCTTGCTATATGGGACATGCATGGAAGAtctagaaataaaaacaattgacTTTATGTTACTTCTGATTTTCCTGTGTGCGTTATATTTCGTTGGTAACACAACTGGCTTGAATGATTCAATCAGCATTTCCGAGTAGTAACAACTATAAACACGAGtcaaatttattttacagaatcgACTTGCATAACTTCCCCGTCATGGGACATGGACTTCAATGGACGCCAGGGAGAGATGGATTTATCAGCGAACTTTAGCACAAACAGGCTTTTTCCTCCACAGGGCTGTAAGACATTCTTCCATTTCACAAGCTGTTACCATTGACTCCCTCTCATACAGATGAGTGCATCAGGACATGACTATCTGACACTGTACACATCTACAAACAAACACTCTAAACCACCTACTATAACGCTTCAAAATGCTTCAATATTTCAATTTCGGTTCTTTAACAAATTCTCAATGAACTCATCCGACAACATCTGTGTTTGGGAGATGAAACATCACCACAACTTCAAAACTACATGGATTTGCAATGAAGGACATAAAGATGGACAAAAATATCACCCTCAGGGGTGAGCTTTGTGACACGTGCTAGGAAACAACCACGCAGCagaccctagcaaccacctaacaacaccttagcaaccgaaTAGAATCAAATCAAATGGAATAGAATAGGATAACGGCACACAGTGAAAATGGTTGCATATATTGCTTCACGCGTAAAAAAGCAGATATAGTATAACGCAATATGCACTTTACAATATACGACATGTGATGTTAATGTATCAGAATGATTTTAAGCCACAGAGAAATAAATACGCAGCTTGcaattgtattttaaatgttgcaTCAGTACACAGCAAGTGACTTCTAGATTCTTCTCCTTTGTTTACAGAGCAACACAAACAGCAGTATTTAAAGCTTGTTGTTGGATTTAAGCTGACGAACACAGAATTTCAATGATCTCCGGCTGTGGTCCACAGAAACGTCAAGTAAATTTAAAGCTCACACAATGGTGCACTACCGCATGCCACTTTAACTAACCTGTTTCTGAGGGAGAGCGTTTGCTTTGTGAAAGGTTAGATCACTGAGAATACAGGACAagcaaataaacagaaaaacaagagagagagagagagaggcaaagTGACATGACAGCTAAAATCACGACGGCTCTCCCTCCAAACAACCTAACTGTAAACCTAACCTAAACGTAGCCCTGTTAACaaacaatgatttttattatttcaatatgaacCAAGTCAGGATTGCTTACAATGGAGTCATGTGTGTTTTGTGGGATCCTGTGAAAGCGTTTAACAGGTCAAGGGGTCGTCTGCTTAAACATACTGAACTCACATTCATATTGGATTATCGGTCACGAGATGGAAAGGAGAAAGAGGCGAGAACATATGACGTGTTggtcaacattaaaaataaaagcacacgGATCGGTGAATGGGCCGATACAACAGAACACAAGTCTCTTTTGAAGAAATGAACTCAGCCTTTAGATACACTGTTTCcgtaaactggaaaaacagaaatataacataaaataattgtttttttctgtaaaattatagcatacaaggatatatattaaatagttttccccatttttcttgtaaaaactgacattttctggcagctggctacagctgtacgattacaCTTTCCCTGTTTTTCctgtaaatttgcggtctttttctgtcattttacggTTTTTGACcataaatctgtaaaaaaaaaaacagtacaattttgttctttgacattttacgtggaaaatctgtaaaaaaagatagaaaaattctgtaaaattacagttttttacagtgtacatgaaATATTGTGCTTGTCGTTGTCAACACGGTATGAACTCAAAGCCAAACTCAAATTTCAAATATCTATTTGTATTTCAGATCTGAACCATTGCAAGAATCATTTGCCCACAGGTGTAAGAAACCTGTAATGTGAGCAGTTAAAAAGCCAAGTTTCCCCGTTTAGCAAGTACCGACGTCACACCTACATCATTGCAGGCTGTCAAAAACCCCACCGAATGGCCACGACACTCTCACACTTTAAAGAAAACTCTAGACGCAGCTAATCTCCAAACAGAGCCTAATGGCAGCAGGGAACTCCCCAAAATCACCGGCCATCAGAAGCCCTTTAGAAAGGCCGCCGGACCCTATAGAGATCTGATGAGACATTTAGCGCAGGACTCATTTCCTCAACAAAAGCTCATTTACATCCCACACTAAAACACTGACTTGTTTTCCTGATCGTTTGCATATAAAAACATACCCAACACCGCTTTGATGAACGACTCCAGCGGTGTGTTAAATGTGAATAGGGGTTTGCAATGATTAACCTTTACCGGGAAGATGCGCTTTAGTGCTGGACAACGATGTTTTTAAGCCCAATAAATTTCTCAATGGAGCTACAAAGAGGCTTTGTTTGTCGTACGGCTACTCTCAGCAGAGAAACAGAAGCTTTGAAAGAGTGTGTGATGATGGAAGGCTTGCTCGAGGGTTCTTCTGTTTGCAAATGCAACATTAGGATTGTTATCAGACAATTATTCAACTACGCTTAAAGAAAtgataaatcaaaacaaatacagAGGCAAATAAGCAAACTATAAAAACCTAGTAAGCAAAAACATGTACGTGTCACGTGACTGTAATCTGCACTGCTTATAAATTAACATCATAATGGTTCTTGCATGGAACTACTCAGATATGAATccgaacaccctagcaaccgcacGGAACTGCCCTGGCAACCATCAGTAACACCTTAGAATTCTGGTGATGCAATATCCTTTACATTATTATCAGAACATTTGAAAAACTATACCTTTTACTTAATTCATTACTTGATTGTTCAaacaataatttacatttatttatttatttagcagacgaTTTCATCCAAAGCTAGTAACAAATACGAGAGCATTTAACATCTCGGCTAAATACCGATTAAGATTCTCAGGCTTAATACATTTTCACTGAATGGCTTTCATAtcgatttttatttaattaaagttgACGTTGACAATGATTTTCCAGAACACCAACGTTGAAAGAAGCACATACGTGTATTTATTCTTAATTCCCaataacaaatgtattaaaacacaAACGACGCATGAACGTaataatgttttgtgtgtgtatgtggtgtTGACGTCTTGTTTGTGCCACACCAAGCAAATTAGACATTTAATGGGTCGTGTTCCTTCGAAAAAATTCAATTTGATCAACAATGTTAAACAATGTATGTCCCATGATCAATGTTTACCCTGCAGAACAGATCAGTCTGTCCTGGACACCTtcaatataaagaaataaacaaaaccttGAACATTTTCTGCCCAGAAAGTCTTTGTTTCCTTTCTAAGAACATTCCACGGAATGACGGAAAACAGCATCAGAGTCAGGAGAAGCAGCAGGACAGCAGTTGAGACAGAAACACCAGCAGCAGCATATTTACAAAAGCTAAGGAAACACAAACAATAGCGGGACGGCCTGATTTCTTAACCCTGTTTTAATGAGAGGAGCTCTCATGTAACGCCTTTGGTCTTTAGCTCAACCCCCTCAGAGGCCACGAACCACTGAGGGTATAAAAGAGCCCAGATCGGCTTTATTCAGGCTTTAAACCTGCATTACTTCAGCGAATCCTATTCTGCATTTCACTGGCTTTGCGATGCTGTTCCGGTGAGTACATCACGACTCATGGACTCACATTAACCTGTTTTTTGCCAGAACCTCGTTGCAATGTAACGTTATCGTTATGTCACATGAATTAATTGTT is part of the Triplophysa rosa linkage group LG16, Trosa_1v2, whole genome shotgun sequence genome and harbors:
- the si:ch211-133n4.6 gene encoding uncharacterized protein si:ch211-133n4.6; amino-acid sequence: MLTRYILILCSLALVLVEADIEAADGGSQAIFATDQDSTSDEAPTESMNLVLSDLPNDELLYHNGATADASSTSAETGNNSPQVNDVPKADAAQSSMEDHDEDEGPDSEEVAVVKPAPVPVQRATKSHNASARKRSKPSSATKKRSRNLRP